Proteins from a single region of Pseudarthrobacter sp. NIBRBAC000502772:
- a CDS encoding nuclease-related domain-containing protein — protein MGAGDGAAEQARIAAERAAKLRRQLDYAERAERAWAAGAAGEARVASMLDTLEVQGWMALHDVHWPGRPKANLDHVLVGPGGIIVIDAKNWSGDIHLRNGVLRQNGYSREREVSGVVEQCSAVAALLEPRHRRYVQAWLCMVGQPDLQGTTASGARVQGIDTVCRAIGAVPAVLDANTVEAIHQFLTNMLAGTSSPPLLTTGSVPTGPSDFMHAAGPATSLARWRTARDPSDDPRTIRPPVSVRQKPARRKRTSCLGVLFRLALVIFALGVLSGVLSQLSPQPQRVPVPTTAVVSTLPAP, from the coding sequence ATGGGGGCAGGCGACGGCGCTGCTGAGCAGGCGCGTATTGCGGCGGAACGAGCGGCCAAACTGAGGCGCCAGCTCGACTACGCAGAACGGGCTGAACGGGCGTGGGCCGCGGGTGCCGCTGGTGAAGCCCGGGTTGCCTCGATGTTGGACACGCTTGAGGTCCAGGGCTGGATGGCCCTTCACGACGTGCATTGGCCAGGGCGGCCCAAAGCCAATTTGGACCATGTCTTGGTGGGCCCGGGCGGCATCATTGTGATCGATGCGAAGAACTGGTCCGGCGACATCCATCTCCGGAACGGCGTCCTGCGGCAAAACGGTTACTCCCGTGAGCGGGAAGTCTCCGGGGTGGTAGAGCAGTGCTCAGCTGTGGCAGCCCTCCTGGAACCGCGGCACCGCCGCTACGTTCAAGCGTGGCTGTGCATGGTTGGACAACCTGATCTGCAGGGCACCACCGCCAGCGGTGCGCGGGTCCAGGGCATCGACACCGTATGCCGCGCCATAGGCGCTGTGCCGGCAGTGCTTGATGCGAACACTGTTGAAGCCATTCACCAATTCCTGACCAACATGCTTGCCGGAACCTCAAGTCCACCGCTTCTAACCACTGGAAGTGTTCCGACCGGGCCTTCGGATTTCATGCATGCTGCAGGCCCTGCCACATCCTTGGCACGCTGGCGCACTGCACGTGACCCCTCCGATGACCCGCGCACCATACGCCCTCCAGTTAGCGTTCGACAAAAGCCTGCACGCAGGAAAAGGACGAGCTGCCTGGGGGTGCTCTTCCGGCTGGCACTGGTCATTTTCGCCCTCGGCGTGCTCTCCGGCGTGCTCTCACAACTTTCGCCCCAGCCGCAGAGAGTCCCGGTTCCCACGACAGCGGTAGTTTCCACCCTTCCAGCGCCCTGA
- a CDS encoding MSMEG_6728 family protein, with protein sequence MQTFLPYPDFRQSAAALDTARLGKQRVEALQTLRALVIPEYGWLDHPAVRMWMGHVPALTMYGLAMVDEWTNRGHEDNTRANITEFAPQAAHPDYAAKIPLPEWLGNPDFHLSHRAKLLRKEPKFYKTVFPDADLDLDFIWPEPKHEFYPAEPEGDILWILRDPHAEIDPQTLDTVALPPIRRGGAVAPSAPEDGYSPVYVDDGSRRPSKQPRKLPPKQLVKKPTRKRQAQEEAFATLPGKTAVAVSFEDGKKFAVGQVLGRPITLADGRFGRTFSVTEVIDRSAFDYPALLQDPRVFFPVPAP encoded by the coding sequence ATGCAAACCTTCCTTCCGTATCCCGATTTCCGGCAGAGCGCCGCAGCACTGGACACCGCCAGGCTTGGCAAGCAGCGTGTCGAGGCGCTGCAAACCCTCCGGGCTCTGGTGATTCCCGAGTACGGCTGGCTGGACCATCCCGCCGTCCGCATGTGGATGGGCCACGTTCCGGCGCTTACCATGTACGGCCTGGCGATGGTGGACGAATGGACCAACCGCGGCCATGAAGACAACACGCGCGCCAACATCACCGAGTTCGCGCCCCAGGCAGCACACCCGGACTACGCGGCCAAGATCCCGCTGCCGGAGTGGCTCGGAAACCCTGATTTCCACCTGAGCCACCGCGCCAAGCTGCTCCGCAAGGAACCGAAGTTCTACAAGACGGTGTTCCCGGACGCCGACCTGGACCTGGATTTCATCTGGCCTGAGCCCAAGCACGAGTTCTATCCGGCAGAACCCGAGGGCGATATCCTCTGGATCCTCCGCGACCCGCACGCCGAAATCGATCCGCAGACGCTGGATACTGTGGCACTGCCGCCGATCCGCCGCGGCGGCGCTGTTGCGCCCTCCGCCCCTGAGGACGGCTACTCCCCCGTTTACGTCGACGACGGCTCCCGCCGTCCGTCCAAGCAGCCGCGCAAGCTGCCGCCCAAGCAGCTCGTGAAGAAGCCGACCCGGAAGCGCCAGGCGCAGGAGGAAGCTTTCGCCACCCTCCCCGGCAAGACCGCCGTCGCGGTTTCGTTTGAGGACGGCAAAAAGTTCGCCGTCGGGCAGGTGCTGGGCCGTCCCATCACACTCGCCGACGGCCGGTTCGGCCGCACGTTCAGCGTCACCGAGGTGATCGACCGGTCCGCCTTCGATTACCCCGCGCTCCTGCAGGACCCCCGGGTGTTCTTCCCGGTTCCCGCTCCCTGA
- a CDS encoding SDR family oxidoreductase, with the protein MTILLAGCGDLGTEAGLRFTAAGHRVVGWRRSPEKLPSAIEGVAADLGSTDLPIVPADTTAVVVAVAADSPTEAAYRAAYVDGLTHVLDALERDGVTPRRVLFVSSTAVYGDAGGGWVDESTTAAPGSFSGRILLEAEELLVSRLRGTGASPVVLRLGGIYGPGRTRLIDQVRSGNAVVPDEPRFTNRIHRDDAAAAIVQLATMETMPAPVYVGVDNSPAELGDVLRFLALEMGYPEPPIGPAGEARGGNKRCSNALLRGTGLEFTYPTFREGYRAVLARTAVRHA; encoded by the coding sequence ATGACGATTCTCTTGGCCGGCTGCGGCGATCTGGGCACTGAAGCGGGCCTGCGCTTCACCGCGGCTGGGCATCGGGTGGTGGGCTGGCGCCGGTCTCCCGAGAAACTGCCCTCTGCCATCGAAGGCGTGGCGGCGGACCTTGGCTCCACGGACCTGCCCATTGTCCCGGCGGACACCACGGCTGTCGTCGTGGCCGTAGCGGCCGACTCACCCACGGAAGCGGCCTACCGTGCCGCGTACGTGGACGGTCTGACGCATGTCCTGGACGCCCTGGAGCGCGACGGCGTGACGCCGCGGCGCGTGCTTTTTGTGTCCTCCACCGCTGTCTACGGGGACGCCGGCGGTGGCTGGGTCGATGAGAGTACGACGGCGGCACCTGGCAGTTTCTCGGGACGTATCCTCCTCGAGGCGGAGGAACTCCTGGTTTCGCGGCTGCGCGGCACTGGTGCCTCGCCTGTTGTGCTGCGGCTGGGTGGGATCTACGGTCCGGGCCGGACTCGGCTGATTGACCAGGTCCGCAGCGGGAATGCCGTGGTTCCCGACGAACCACGCTTTACCAACCGGATCCACCGGGACGACGCCGCTGCGGCGATCGTCCAGTTGGCCACCATGGAAACTATGCCTGCGCCGGTATATGTCGGTGTGGACAACTCTCCCGCTGAACTTGGGGATGTACTGCGGTTTCTGGCCTTGGAAATGGGCTATCCGGAACCGCCCATCGGACCAGCAGGCGAGGCCCGCGGCGGCAATAAACGCTGCAGCAACGCTTTGCTCCGCGGGACCGGGCTCGAGTTCACCTACCCGACGTTCCGGGAAGGGTACCGGGCAGTTCTGGCGCGCACCGCAGTCCGCCACGCGTAG
- a CDS encoding HNH endonuclease signature motif containing protein produces MDSRAAVATAEALSVSFAELAVVLRDGTDSNCSGDADPMRRRADEFLDGLAEISRLDAKSAALKAWLAAGYNSAAEALAGPATSPEDNTGQEMAVVAEVACVLTVSERSAGALLAGAHQLTTRLPLTLSALQAGTISWQHARIMVDETTNLDRPGAAALEAHFLDPHVVNPARGRAGELISGRFRHKARTWRERHHPVSIEKRHIKSAADRRLEYAPDRDGMAWLSAYLPADQAAAIWDRATTAARALQGPDEDRNLSQLRADTVATWLLSATDNAAGDINGNDRVPSPRAQVLVTVPVLSLLGLTDEPAMLDGYGPIPPSTARHLIADGAESFHRVLTDPRDGAPLEIGRTSYRVTKAQRQWLRLRDGKCPFPGCSNHSLDNEADHLLAWAHGGRTGISNLGQPCRKHHRLRHITGWKPTTATKNEPPGWISPTGRHYASEHPDWEPPHWPDDFQAMADDMVKYLAEHPEPAIPGPSPVRTP; encoded by the coding sequence ATGGATAGCAGAGCGGCTGTGGCGACAGCGGAGGCCCTTTCGGTGTCCTTCGCTGAGCTTGCTGTGGTGCTCCGGGACGGGACCGATTCGAACTGTTCCGGGGACGCTGATCCTATGCGTCGGCGGGCAGATGAATTCCTGGACGGGCTGGCCGAGATCTCACGGCTGGACGCCAAGAGTGCCGCCCTGAAGGCCTGGCTGGCCGCCGGTTACAACAGCGCTGCCGAGGCTTTGGCAGGCCCTGCAACGTCGCCCGAGGACAATACCGGGCAGGAGATGGCCGTAGTCGCTGAGGTCGCGTGCGTCCTAACGGTGAGCGAACGGTCCGCTGGGGCACTGTTGGCCGGGGCCCACCAACTCACCACCAGACTGCCCCTGACCTTATCCGCGCTGCAGGCGGGGACGATTTCGTGGCAGCACGCGCGGATCATGGTCGACGAAACCACCAACCTCGACAGGCCGGGCGCGGCGGCGTTGGAGGCGCATTTCCTGGACCCTCACGTGGTGAATCCGGCACGCGGCCGCGCCGGCGAGCTCATCTCCGGGAGGTTCCGGCACAAGGCCCGGACCTGGCGGGAACGCCATCACCCGGTCAGCATCGAAAAACGCCACATCAAGAGCGCAGCCGACCGGCGCCTGGAATACGCCCCGGACCGCGACGGCATGGCCTGGCTCTCCGCGTACCTCCCCGCGGACCAGGCGGCCGCGATCTGGGACCGCGCCACCACCGCAGCCCGTGCCCTCCAAGGACCGGACGAGGACCGGAACCTCAGCCAGCTCCGCGCTGACACCGTCGCCACCTGGCTCCTCAGTGCCACAGATAATGCGGCCGGGGATATAAATGGGAATGACCGTGTTCCGTCACCGCGGGCTCAGGTTCTTGTTACGGTCCCCGTCCTCTCGCTGCTGGGCCTCACGGACGAGCCGGCAATGCTCGACGGATACGGCCCGATCCCACCATCCACGGCCCGCCACCTGATCGCCGACGGCGCCGAATCCTTCCACCGCGTCCTGACAGACCCCCGCGACGGAGCACCGCTCGAGATCGGGCGGACCAGCTACCGCGTGACGAAAGCCCAACGCCAATGGCTACGGTTACGCGACGGGAAGTGCCCGTTCCCCGGCTGCAGCAACCACTCCCTCGACAACGAAGCAGACCACCTCCTCGCCTGGGCCCACGGCGGCCGTACCGGGATCAGTAACCTCGGCCAGCCCTGCCGCAAGCACCACCGACTCAGACACATCACCGGTTGGAAACCCACCACCGCCACCAAGAACGAACCACCCGGCTGGATATCACCCACCGGACGGCACTACGCCAGCGAACACCCCGACTGGGAACCACCCCACTGGCCAGACGACTTCCAGGCAATGGCCGACGATATGGTCAAATATCTGGCCGAACATCCGGAGCCAGCGATCCCGGGACCGAGTCCTGTCCGAACACCGTGA